cgttaattgtaacatttttagttgccttaacattttttattcagcttTCAGTTGAATTCAACCCTCTAGTTGCAATTCTGGGTGCaaaatcaagatggcgacggccaaaaaccaagatggcaactgcCCGAATGCCAAACCTGAGGCTTGAAACTAGTAATTGCGACCATAAACTCATTTACAATTAGTTAATAGTGagaattaggttttttttttctgatagaCTTCTATTAAATCGGACtacttttttgcaaccagatgaGTCACAATGCAAGATTATGTCACTTTGGCATTGGCCTCAATTTTCAGAACAGGAGCTGTGTAAGAAGTGAAAACGTGACACGtgcaaaaaagtatttgttttggtAACTTTTCCTTCTTTGGTTAAGGAGAGGTGATGTTTGCATCCACCATGTCTAGTAAACCCACTTCACGCGCACTACATGATCTTCAAAGACATTCACAGATGGATTTAGAAAGCGTTGTTTCTATTCAGCTATTATGCAAGCTGTTGTTAATTATCATTTTCAATCAGGCACTCACTAGAGACACATCACTCGTAGTGGATATTATACAAGCAATGCCACAGTGGACATACAAGTGTATTCACTTAAACACACAATTGGCACTTCCTATGCGTAAAGCCCCAAAACCAGCTACGACGTTTTCTATAAAAAGGTCACATTACGCAGtcctttaaaaacaagaagcaCTGATGAAAGTGACATTATTCCACAAGCAGGATGGAGTAAATAGTCCTTATAATGTTTCTGGTTCTCTTTGTGCTTTCTGACAGCTGATCTCTCTCGCTCCAAGCCTTAAATCATCCACAAAGCTCCGTAAAGACATCACCCTCTGTGTATCAGACTCCTCAGTTTATTCCTGAACTCCTTCCTCATGAGGCAGTAAATAACCGGGTTCAGACAGCTGTTGGTGTGAGCCAGACAGACGGTCAGAGGGAACACATATGTGTGGACTATGTAATAGGCTCTGTCCCAGTTCACCACGTTCAGTTTGACCAGGACACTCCACAAGGTGATGGCATGGTTCGGCATCCAGCACAGGAAGAAGGACAACACCACGATGGTGATGGATTTGGTAACTTGGGTTCTCCGTTTGGGGTTGCTGGTTTTCATACTCCTGCTGCTGATGAAACGCAGCAGCATGATGTAGCTGATGGACACGATGGACATGGGCAGAACAAAACCCACAAGTATCTTCTGGATGTGATAGACTGCCAGCCAGTACTGCCCACCTGGAAACCTCAGCAGACACAGCTTCTCTCCGGTCACGTTGCTGAGAGTTGAGAAGATCGAGGTTGGCGCAGTGGCCAGAGTCGCCAGTGTCCAGATGATTACGCACGTCCATCTGGAGGAGCAGGACTTGTGCGCTGTCCTGTTCTTCAGGGCCGAGGCCACCGACCAGTAGCGGGTCACACTCATGGCCGTGAGGAAGAACACGCTGGCGTACATGTTCATCACGGTGACCGAGAGGATGATCTTGCACATGGCGTCTCCAAAGGGCCAGCTGAAGTCCAGCGCGGTGTCCACGGCCCAGAAGGGCAGAGTGAGGACGAACTGGAGGTCCGTCACCGCCAAGTGGAGCACGAATAAGTTGACCGTGgacttcttcctctcctgcttcACCCTGATGAAGAAGATGACCAGCAGGTTGCCGATCAGACCCGCAGCGCACACCACAGAGTACACGACGCAGATGAGGAACCTCAGGCTCCCGTCGGCCGACACGTCCATGTCCTCCAGGTTGCTGAAGCAGTCAACCTCATCTAGTGAGCTGTTCACACAGACGCTCTCATTCTCCTCATCCATCATGTCAGCAGCTCACAGGCACCTCAAGCAGCCTCTGtttaagaaagataaaaaaacaaaccatttctGTCCTGGATGCTGGATGCTGGAGAGACACATtgagcatctcctcctcctcctcctcctcctcctccctcctgtcctgTGATgtccccttctctcctctgagaCTCTCTCATCCAACACCAGTGTTCCCAGCTGTGGCAGCACTGCAGTGATGGCGGGGTTGAGGAGTCCACTGGTGAACATTAGGTTTGACACTTTACGCACCACCACCAGTCTTGTGCGTAACGTGGTCTCTCCTCCAAGCACAAGGCTTCCCCATCACTTTTGATCAAAAGTCAAAGATCTAATTAATAATTtcaacatgtttatattatatataactcCTGTCAGAGCCATGAAGTAACAGGCTGGAGTTGACAAAGCGTGCGTAATTGGTTTTGTGCCATCGCAGCAAAGGGACGTGTTGATGAACACGTCTCTCTGATGCCACCTAGTGTTCACTTCTGAGTGTAACAGGCAACATTTTCCTCCAGAAGGGTTAAATCTCATCGTTTAGAAATAAGGGGAGAAGACAAAAGAAATAacagaatgcatttttttattacatctaAACTTTTTCTACATAAACAGGTAACATTCAATAAGTAAACAATTTCTTCAATGCAggtaataaatattttttttttcacttggtATATTTGTACAAACTGACAAGGGTCTACTGTACAGCGTCTTCTCCTTGCCCTCCtcgaaaaaagcctttttatgatttttcctCGGATTGGAGCCGTGAAACAGAACCTGTGAATGTTTTTAAGGCAGTGAGTGCAGATGTCGACTTAAGTCTGACtttgagattattttctgctgtGTAAGACTCTTTATTGGCCAcagtccttttctttttttttttaataatagtaCAGctgtcattttctaaaaaatatataaattaatttattctttCGCTCTGAATTGACACACAAAAAGCATACAAACGGACATCAAACACCCACGTTTGGATCTGAACTTTTCCGGGTTTccatacagacacaaaatacacaaggTTGACTTTTCCCTTTTATCTACGGAGAGACGTCATGACAACCGCCCGTGGAGATTTGGAAAACACTTCTAATAATAGTGGCCTTATTCCCAGTGTCCTCACACCAGCAAACACAtaagctgctgctgcaaaaaaagcTCTATATAGATACTGTGCACATGTTCACACCTGTGTGAGTCTAATTGGAGAGGGATTGACATGGCGACAGCGTGTTGCAGCTGTGTTTATCCATCCCTACATGCAATCTGatattttataacaaaacaaaacaaaaaaagaactccCCCAGCTCAATAATGACGGTTTCTCCCTCTGTTATCCAACCACTGTGCACCACAGGATGAAGCTGGGCACAATCAACACTATGAAACAATCAATAATCCCACGTAGACCCTACTGTGTGGAGCATTTCAACTGAAACACATTGGACACCCTCcgctctctctcacttcctgtgCGTAATCTGCTGCACCGTCTCATCACAAGCGTGAGGAAAGAAGAagttcaaataaattaaatcgtGATCAAATGCTTTCTTGTCAAGCGTCCAAATACCGGTGATTATTATTCAAACTACCGTGATGGTCGGACTCCACATCTTCAGTGTGGAAGGTCTGGATAACTCTTCATGATTAaaaaggtacaaacacacatgctttaGTCGACGCTTAGCTAATGCATGAGTCATGAGGATTTGATGCTTGAATCAACTCAGGGTGTGTCACGAATTATGTGATGCGTTAACACTTAATGATCTTCAGCTAATGAACGCAAAGTTACTTCATACATTAATTCATATGCCCTGAATCAGCTGGAATCCAGTTACATACAACGGCATTGCTGGTCTGTAAAAAACGTGCATCTCCAAAACTTCTATTCTTTTACTCTAGCTCTTTTCATGAGCAAAGAAAAGCTTGTTTATCTACTCTGTTGTCAGCATTATTAGCTAATAAAATCTGTATTAAGTGGCTTCTTTAGCGTAATAAATCcaattcatttccattcattcatatgggCTATTTCTCCCTAAAAACCTAATACTCTACTGAAAAACCTATGAAGgtaacaggaaaaataaaaatctcccAATCTGGATACAGGGTTTACACGTTGGATAAGAAAGGATATTTTGTACCCATGCGTTTGATCAGCCTCTTTGCAAACAGAACAGTAGCTTTTCTTATAGAATAATCAATGCTAACGTCAGGATGctaacatgcagatgtttaTCAGCTATAATATTTATCATCTAAATTCAGCATGTTAACGTGTACTAACCAGCACTAAACACTAACTACAGCTTAGGCTTTTTGCAGACTTAAAGTACTGGAAATATTAACACTTTGGCCTGATGGAAGCACTAAAGGAGGCAGAGAGTCTGACCAAAGGCAGctggatttatcctctgggaacaatgaatgtctgtacTAAGTTTCATTGTAATttatccaatagttgttgagatattcaAGTCTGGACTAAAGTGGTGGAGCAACCGACCTGAACTGACCTCACAACAATACAAGAGATTATTTCTGATAAAAAGTttcctaaaaaataaataaaataattagctTCATATTTCTATAATAATGAATACTGCCCTTTTTCTCTGTAACTGGATTCCAGCTAATATGGTGTCAAATAAATTCCTGTGTGAAGTAACTTTGAGTTAATCATTCATTGATATTCCATTAAGCGTTAACTAAACGCATAAAGTCTCCCAGAGACTTGGTGAGCAACAGGAATTCATAATACATCCGGAGTGAATTCATAATGAAATCATCATGAGTCATTCAcatattaattaaacatgtgCTTTGTGTCCTTATTATGCGTTACTCATATCAGCTCCCGAGAAAATACACAGAGGCATTTCCATGATGAACAACTAAACCGTACCCTTTTTGAGAAAACTGCTGTgctgacaaagaaaaataataaaaaatacatattaaataaaaagagtgaacaaaaacaacagctccCGAGTGACAGTGACTAACACGCTCGCCCATGGAAATCAAACAATTTAGTAAAAATATAATTCTTAgaaataagaatacaaaataaattaaaatactgCACAACACAGGAAATACACAAGACTGGTTCCGGTTcggtgtgagagagggaggttGGTTCCCATGAGAAGAACAGGGAGTAAagtaagggagggagggaggtcaTTTTGGGTGAGTCTCCCAGTTAGTTGAAGGACAGGACACAATGTCAGGTGATGCTGTCAGAGGTGATCATCTCATGGCGGTCGGGATAATTAGGCTTTGAAGTGAGCTGCTTGCCTCGGACGTCTGATGTGGATAATCGAGGAGAAGATGGAAAGAAGGGGACGTTTCAAGGACACagaggacggaggaggacgTTTTGACACTTCGGCATCGCACGCCGACGAGCTCGCTACGATTTGTTCAATCACAGACGgttcatgtattttttaaagcagcGGGCTTTGTGCCCAGTCTAAGTTGGCGAGCTGAGATCTCCCTCTTTCACTGTGGCAGTTTCCCCCAAAGACATCAGTGACAAGTCAAGTCTTCAGCAGAGGTCGTTGGGTGACAGTTTAAGACATTCTTTTGAGTTTGACAACCGAAACATCCCAAAACAAGCTGTggagcatgcacacaaacaggcacTAGTTTAAGCTTGGTCACATGCCGTGGACGCCTGTGTCTTTAAAAGGCTGCTACAACAGCTTGACCCTCATCGCGATTCCTTTTTCAACAGAAAAGCGAGAAAACGATGAAACTGAAAGACATTTGAAGTGTCGGAAACAGAAGAACTGGACACTCGGACTGGAAACACTGTGGCACACAGATTCAACTGCACTCTGATTATTGGGAGAATTTTCATAGGTACCCTATCTTCTTTTTGgcattgtgcaaaaaaaaaaaaaaacaaataaaagaaactcTTCCAGCTGAGAACTGTAAATTGGCAGgtataaatagtttaaaagtcTCCATTTCTAAATGCTTTATGCCGGCAGAGTCTCTGTGAGGAGTCGGAAATCAaggagtgaaaatgaaaaaccagAAATGGCTAATTTCCACCGACACACTCCCCACACAGCATTAACCTGAAGGTCAAAGGGAATGCATATAGATATTCAGAActgtttaaatatacataaattaaAAGCTTAATAAAATCATTAGTACatgaaaaaactttaaaattcaGTGTTCTTGTCATtgaacagagaaataaaacatcatgaatttttaaaaaaatgaacttgagcaagagagaaagagaaagagaaggagaattTAAGTTTATGTtgtagaaattaaaaataaagaacatgtgagcagaaaaaaaaaagaagaagaaaaaaaacataaccacATGGCAACAGGCATATGTATAAGCTCTGTGAGGAAAAAACGAACCCTCAGTCACTATTGAAGCAGCTCACTAGACTGAAAATGTCCCGATTTAACatacaaaagtaaaagaggaaaatatattttgttctcTGTACACGGTGCCACTCCtcgtttttgtaaaaaaaaaagaaaaaagagcctccctcctttgtgtttctctgctcaggtagccTCTTTGCTGTTTGTGCCGGGTTCGTACCAGTATCACGGTTCACATGCTGGACGGGtttctgatctgaagtcagtaTACAAACAGAATGTCCACAGCGGACCCCTCTCAGTGATGACCCTGTACTGTTCTCAGGTCAGACTAGAGAAGGGAACCCTCAGGCCTGGATCCACCTCCTTATAGTAGTGCTCTTCTTGAGGCGGTCTTGGGGGGCCAGTCTAGTTTCTGGATCAAAACTTCACCCTGGAGTCAAAAAGTGTTTGTCACTTGATCACAGCTGGACCCAAAGTGTAGTCTTGACCCTTCTCGAGTCAGTCCAACGATATAACGTCAGGTATCCCGCCGTAAATAGCTGCCACCGCTGCTTCAGCGCTGCTCCGGCCGGCCACCACCCCGGGGTGCGTGTGCGAGGAGTGTGAGGAGTGTGAGGACGAGTGCGTGGAGTGGGAGTCCCGGTGGCTGCTGGACGAcaccaggctgctgctgctgcccgaGTTGCTCGCCCCGTTGGTGGGCGCGGTCAGCGAGGCGGCCGAGGAGGCTCCCGATTGGTCGAGGAAcagctgggaggaggaggaggtgctgtagGGCAGGAAGCGGTTGAGGAGAAGCTCGTGGTCGTCCGAGGCAGAAGCGGCGGCCGCGGCTGCCATCACCATGTTGTAATGCTGAACCGGCGGCGGGAAAcacaagagaggaggaagtgttGAGGTCACTCAGTtcagatgcttgtttaagaaaggatgCACTTATgaactagtagttctcttgaatacctatgttgaatacacttcctgtaagtcgctttggataaaagcgtttaaatgactgtaatgtaacgtaatgtactCAGTTCAGTTAGAGGATGTGAAAGTTACCGGGGGGCGTTTTCACCAAACAGCATAACACAAAAAGGAGCTCAACACTGGCTGAGTTTGGATCAACTCCTGAAGTCAAGTGTTTTTAGTCTAAGAGTAGCTCACAAATCATTTTAgcactaaaagtaaaaaaaatacaaaaatacaacattaatgAACTTTTAAAGCATATAATGATGGATTCTGAGGTAATTAGATTCGAATCAGCTCactaataaatcaaaacaatctaGTAAAACcagaaatgatcattttaacaaCTATGCATTACTTGtaaaattataaatgttattcatCAAACCAATAGTTTGCTATTCAGACCCCGATTTGTTTGACAAGTGTACATTAAATACACTGCTATAGACTgctataattaaataaatctgataTTTGCTGGGTGAAATTGATCCTATATGTAGAATAACTTAGTCAAAGATTTGTTTAATaagctggaaaataaatattatactgCCAACATGAGGACGGTGTTGAAAGGGAAAAAGAT
This region of Anoplopoma fimbria isolate UVic2021 breed Golden Eagle Sablefish chromosome 2, Afim_UVic_2022, whole genome shotgun sequence genomic DNA includes:
- the rxfp3.3a1 gene encoding relaxin-3 receptor 1 → MDEENESVCVNSSLDEVDCFSNLEDMDVSADGSLRFLICVVYSVVCAAGLIGNLLVIFFIRVKQERKKSTVNLFVLHLAVTDLQFVLTLPFWAVDTALDFSWPFGDAMCKIILSVTVMNMYASVFFLTAMSVTRYWSVASALKNRTAHKSCSSRWTCVIIWTLATLATAPTSIFSTLSNVTGEKLCLLRFPGGQYWLAVYHIQKILVGFVLPMSIVSISYIMLLRFISSRSMKTSNPKRRTQVTKSITIVVLSFFLCWMPNHAITLWSVLVKLNVVNWDRAYYIVHTYVFPLTVCLAHTNSCLNPVIYCLMRKEFRNKLRSLIHRG